The Rhodamnia argentea isolate NSW1041297 chromosome 10, ASM2092103v1, whole genome shotgun sequence sequence ACCGCATGTCATACTGCATGTCGTCACAGAGCCGATAGtgacttttcatattttaaaatcCGAAATCGGGTAACGGTCACGTCGGCGAAATAGAGGAGGATGATTGCAACGGTGATGGCAGGACATGGGATGCCGTCGGTGCGAAATTGCCGTACCCGAGATGGTAGTTTTGATCTTCACGTATGGCGTTTGGTAGAGAGTCCCTGTACAACTATAGCAGCACTAGATACCTTTTTCAAATGtgattggtttggtttggtttgtttAGAAAGATGAATCTTTGCAATGTCCCATTATTTTGACTTGGGATTTATCTAATGGTAACGGTAACCAACTGATGGAAGTTGGGCTTCTTGATGGAAGTGATAATGGTGGATTGGCGGGTACAATGCCAacttccaaaaagaaaatctgaGGAAGTGTACGAGGTAAGGAAGGTTCTTCGTTAGGTTAGGTGATTGACCAGGAAAGCCCAATTACACCCAGGATCCGTACCCACCATGCCTGATATAGTGGTGTTCTTGCAAATTTTCATGCTTGACTTGGAGGTAATTACACCATTGCAGTTACTGGAAAAGTCCAAAGTGCCCCTAGATTTTGAGAAATtcacagaaaaaataaaaaccacatGTCGCAAATTTTCATGCTTGACTTGGACAATGTTTTTCTACCAAAACTTATATTCAGGataatgattttctctttaaaaaatcgaaaattattttttaaaatatgactAGGTATGAAAGAAAACGTAGGCAAAGAGAAAAATTTGGAGAATAGGCTCTTCTGCATTTACTTTCTATGTAAAGTTACATTGTGTGAGGACCCTATTTATAATACAAGGTGGGTTCTATCTAAAGAATATAATCGCAAATTGATACAAGTAAATCAAGTCAAATCCCTaattataatcaaatcaaaataaataatccGCTAGGATTTACATATCCGTATCCAACACTCTCCCTCAAGCTGGTGGTCGATATATATCGAGGACGCTTAGCTTGCTCAATAGATATGCATGTTGTCTCAGACATAGTGGTTTAGTGAAGATGTCCGCCGGTTGCTCCATGGTTCTAATTCCACTTGTCTTAATTACGCCCTCCTGGATCTTCTCCCTATTAAAGTGACAATCCAACTCTATGTGCCTTATCCTCTCATGGAACATGGGATTTCCTACAAGTTTTATTGCAGCATCgttatcacaaaaaatggttATTGGTCCTTTGACTTTCACTCCTAGATCCAACAATAATCCTCATACCCATACTATTCCAGAGACTATCTTGGCCATGGCTCGATATTCTGCCTTGGCTAAAGATAAAGACATAGTCGAttgcttcttcatcttccacgaTATTAGAGAACTTCCGAGTTTAATGCAAAAACCTATTAGCGATCTTCGGTTCATAGGACATGTGGCATAATCCGTGTCGCGATAAGCCGTCATCTCCATGTTGCGGTCTCTGGAAAGAAGTATCCCAAGTCCTGGACAATTCTTCAAATACTTTACAACCTTCAGGACCGCATTCATGTGAGACTCCTTTGGGTTTTGCATGAATTGGCTAAGCGTCTGCACAACATAGGAAATATCCGGCCTTGTCATGGTGAGGTATATGAGTTTCTCAACTAACCTTCGATAAGCGGACGGATCACCGAGCAATGGATCATTGATTTCGGAATGTGCCCCAATATCAAATTCTGTTGTAGTCAATGTAATGTTTTGCTCAACTAGAATCACCGCTGGTTTGCACCCCGAAAGGCTTGTTTCTGATATAATCTCCGGAATAAATTTTTGCTGGCTAAGCGAGATTCCCAATTCTGAACGAGCGATTTCAATTCCAAGAGGAGGGCGTAAATCCTTAATCCAAAATTTGGCATGCGAATACTCCTTCGGATGCTTGATTGCTACATCATCGTTTCCCATGATTaatatatcatcaacgtatatCATTAAATGAATTGATGCCATACCTTTTGTCCGGATGAATAAAGCATAGTCATGCTTGGACTATTGAAAACTTGTTGCGGTGAGAGCATAAGTGAACTTGGCATACCACCGACGAGATGCTTGTTTAAGCCCATATAAGGATTTATGGAGACGACATACTCCAGTCTCCCCTGTCTCCGTAATCTAGGTGGTAGTTCCATATATGTTTCTTCATCAAGATCaccatgaagaaaagtgttgttgacatccatttgatgaagatCCCAATTGCGGAAATCAACCACGGATAAGAATGCTCAAACAGTTACCTCCTTAGCAACCGAAGAGAAGGTCTCGTGGTAGTTGAAGCCTTCACGTTGTGTGAATCCTTTGGCCACTAACTGAGCCTTATAATGCTCAACTAGTCCATTAGCcatgtttttaattttgtagacccatttgcaTCCAATGGGTTGCCGATGTCTTGGCAAGGGAACAATGTCCTAGGTATGATTATCAATCAAAGCCTGGATTTTTGCTTCCATGGCCTTTTGCCATATAGGATGCTGAATAGCTTCATCGTAGCATGCTAGTTCCATTTCTTCGGAAAAACGACTCATGTAGTACGTATTTGGGATATAGTCGACCAAAAGAAATGTAAGAAGAGACGAGATACGATGTACCCGATGATTGAAGAGAACCACATATAAAATCTTGAGTCCAAGCAGGTGGTCGAGAGATATGCCTAGAACGTTGAGGAGCTACTAGAGGAGTCACACAAGAAGATGGCTATTGTTTCGGAGATGATGATAAATCGGCAACAATAGGAATCGTCTCTTCTGTCGCATGGGATTCCGGATGTATGTTCCTTGGAGTATCGAGAGGAATTGGATGAGAAGATGTTTGAATCAACACATGATGGAGAAGGTAAGTCATCCTCTTGCAAGAACAATCGAGAGTCATTTTCGGGAAGAGAATTCGGGGTCGAAGAGGCAtccttgaaaggaaaaatatcttCATGGAAAATGACATCCCTGCTGATAAAGAATTCCCCGGTCGGGGATTCGAAAACTCAATATCCCTTATGAAGGGTGGGCTGCCCCATAAATATATAATGGCAGGCTTGAAGACCCATTTTATCATGAGGTCCCAATATCGTAGCATAACATAAGCATCCAAACAATCTTAAATAATCAGTTTGAGGTTTCTTATTGAATAAGAGCTCAAAGGGGTTCGTCCGCTGAGAATTCTCATGGGTATGTGATTGATCAAGTATGCAGTAGTGATCACACAATCTCcccaaaaaattttagggttGGCGGCTTGGAATTTAGGAGCTCGTGCGACTTCAAGAAGGTGATGGTATTTTCGTTCAacaaccccattttgttgaggtgtataaGTACATGTACTTTCATGTAATATGCCATGAGAAGTAAGAAAAGATTGGCATTCTTTACTAAAGAATTCTTGTCCATTGTCTATTCAAATGTGATGAATAGATTTGCCAAACTGATTTTGAGATAATGTAATAAAAGCTTTTAAATGAAAGAGAGCTTGACCTTTGGTTTGCATAAGGAATATCCACGTAGCACGAGAATGATTGTCCACAATGGTGAGGAAAAATCTAGAGCCATCACAATGAGGGGTATGATAAGGACCCCATATATCTACATGAATGAGAGAAAGAATATCCGAAGCTCACGATGAACTACGAGGAAAAGGAGTTCGTGCTTGTTTGGCAAGAGGACAAATATCACAAGAGAGATAGGGAAAAATGGCAGAATGACCCAATCGTCGATGAGATAAAATAACATTATCATTGGCACAAGCATTGCATAATGATGCATTATTGAACGAAAAACAAGATAAATCACGATCTTCCGGAAATTTGGTCCAAAAATAGAGCCCTTCAAAGAGTTTACTAAACCCATCGGTTTGCCAATCGAAAGGGCCTGAAATAAGCAAGTATCGGTATTGAAAAGAATACGACAAGAATTTTGTTCGCAAGCTTTGGAAACCGATATGAGATTGAATTAAAACTGAGCGACATAAAGGACGTTATGGAGTGTGATGATAGGGTTGAGTGCAACTATTCCTACTTGGGAAGCCGCATGAATATTGGGGAATTAGGATTAATATAGACATTGGAAAAGAAACTCTCATCGTAGATAATGTGATCACTGGCATCTGAATCAATAATCCACGCGTCATGAGAAATAATACTGAAGCAATATGAAGTACCTGAGAATCCAGCCTTTTTGTCAAACAAGTCTAATTGCTTCAATGCTTTCGGAATTTGTGGGTATTGATCTTGTGTCAGATGATGATCCCAAGTCACTTGAAGGCGAGTAGTCTCCCTTTTGCCTTTGTCTCTAGGTTTCCTGTGCAACTTTCAACATGTGTCCACGGTATGGTGAGGGCGTTTACAGTACTCAtaatataattttgattttcccaTATGGTTACCCTTGGATGGATCGAAGGAATAAATCTTACTTGAATTAGGCCCATCTGCCTTCGGCACTTCTGCATTCAAGCTGCCCATGTTGGACTTGTTCATTGGATTAGACCCTCCCTCCGACCTTGTAAATAAGGGCCAAAGTTGAGTGACTCGGCTCATCCGAAGAAATATTGAAACCCGTGTTTGACCCATAAATTCCACTAGATCCGAAGGAAGAGTTGAGCGACATTTCCAGAGATGGCGGCCCAAGAGTGGCAAGTGCTCTTTGTGATGGTCCCATTGGAGTGGCAAGTGCCATGCTCTCGGCTGTCTTGGCATGTCCTAACCTTGCTAATTGTTGGC is a genomic window containing:
- the LOC115749265 gene encoding secreted RxLR effector protein 161-like, coding for MGNDDVAIKHPKEYSHAKFWIKDLRPPLGIEIARSELGISLSQQKFIPEIISETSLSGCKPAVILVEQNITLTTTEFDIGAHSEINDPLLGDPSAYRRLVEKLIYLTMTRPDISYVVQTLSQFMQNPKESHMNAVLKVVKYLKNCPGLGILLSRDRNMEMTAYRDTDYATCPMNRRSLIGFCIKLGSSLISWKMKKQSTMSLSLAKAEYRAMAKIVSGIVWV